A region of Thiofilum sp. DNA encodes the following proteins:
- the dnaG gene encoding DNA primase: protein MAGRIPKEFIDHLLAKVDIVDVINNRVPLKKHGREFMACCPFHSEKTPSFTVSPNKQFYHCFGCGVHGSAISFLMEYENLEYVEAIELLARSQGLDVPYEQSEGTKTTPSQPKAQLDTYTLMEQVAQFYQHQLPQASKAQDYLALRGLSTEITTRFQLGYAPEGWDILSKAFPNQTARLLEGGLQIKNDKGRYYDRFRERLMFPIRDRRGRVIGFGGRVLGEGTPKYLNSPETPLFHKGRELYGFFEARQHTRQLERLIVVEGYMDVIALAQFGINYAVATLGTATTPEHIQRLFKTVPEIIFCFDGDRAGKQAAWRALETCLPELRDDREVRFLFLPQGDDPDSLVRKIGTTAFEELYAKALGLSEYLLSHLKAQFNVATMEGRAHLEHAALNLLEKVPESAFKGQVLAEVGKLTQKHALLLRSNASATDNGKQTQALRPAHSVKNTEQSIKRTPLRLVIAGLLYEPSLIRYMDNPEQLVRFPIPGMDLLLTLVEIIEEQPHIVTAGLAERLRNTEHESLIAKALTWLNPPIELAVLEREFIDSLHQVRRQGMERQLEQLVHRAQTSELSAQEQHDLSSLLAEIHRVK from the coding sequence ATGGCAGGACGTATTCCTAAAGAATTCATCGATCATTTATTGGCTAAAGTTGACATTGTGGATGTCATTAATAATCGTGTACCGCTCAAGAAGCATGGGCGTGAGTTCATGGCATGTTGCCCGTTTCATAGCGAAAAAACCCCTTCATTTACGGTAAGTCCTAATAAGCAGTTTTATCACTGCTTTGGTTGTGGGGTGCATGGTAGTGCCATCAGCTTTTTAATGGAGTATGAAAATCTAGAGTATGTAGAGGCGATTGAATTACTGGCTCGTTCACAGGGTTTGGATGTGCCCTATGAGCAAAGTGAAGGGACTAAAACCACTCCTTCTCAACCGAAAGCACAGTTAGATACCTATACCTTAATGGAGCAAGTCGCCCAATTTTACCAGCACCAATTACCCCAAGCGTCCAAGGCTCAAGACTATTTGGCGCTGCGGGGTTTGAGTACAGAAATAACCACTCGTTTTCAGTTGGGATATGCACCCGAAGGGTGGGATATTTTGAGTAAAGCCTTTCCGAATCAAACAGCACGTTTATTAGAGGGGGGGCTACAGATTAAAAATGATAAGGGGCGTTATTACGACCGTTTTCGTGAGCGTTTAATGTTCCCCATTCGAGATCGGCGTGGACGGGTGATTGGCTTTGGGGGACGAGTATTAGGAGAAGGAACACCTAAATATTTGAACTCACCTGAAACGCCTTTGTTTCATAAAGGGCGTGAACTTTATGGTTTTTTTGAAGCACGTCAACATACTCGCCAATTAGAGCGTTTAATAGTAGTAGAAGGTTATATGGATGTGATTGCCCTCGCTCAGTTTGGTATTAATTATGCGGTAGCGACTTTAGGCACTGCGACGACACCTGAGCATATTCAGCGTTTATTTAAAACCGTACCAGAAATTATTTTTTGTTTTGATGGGGATAGAGCAGGGAAGCAAGCAGCGTGGCGAGCTTTAGAGACTTGTTTACCAGAACTGCGTGATGATCGAGAGGTGCGCTTTTTATTTCTACCCCAAGGAGATGATCCTGATAGTTTAGTGCGTAAAATCGGCACAACAGCCTTTGAGGAGTTATATGCTAAAGCACTAGGTTTATCAGAGTATTTGTTAAGCCATTTAAAAGCACAATTTAATGTTGCCACTATGGAAGGGCGTGCCCATTTGGAACATGCTGCTTTAAATCTACTTGAAAAAGTACCTGAAAGCGCTTTTAAGGGGCAGGTATTAGCAGAGGTGGGGAAATTAACTCAAAAACACGCTCTGCTTTTGCGCTCTAATGCCAGTGCTACGGATAATGGCAAACAGACTCAAGCTTTAAGACCCGCGCATAGTGTTAAAAACACCGAGCAGAGTATTAAACGCACGCCGTTAAGGTTGGTGATTGCTGGTTTATTGTATGAACCTAGTTTAATTAGATATATGGATAATCCTGAACAGCTAGTCCGATTTCCCATACCTGGGATGGATTTATTACTAACTTTGGTTGAAATCATTGAAGAGCAACCCCATATAGTAACAGCAGGGTTGGCAGAACGGTTAAGAAATACCGAGCATGAGTCATTAATCGCTAAGGCACTTACATGGCTCAATCCACCCATAGAATTAGCAGTATTAGAGCGTGAGTTTATTGACAGTCTGCATCAAGTGAGAAGGCAAGGGATGGAGCGTCAGCTAGAGCAATTAGTGCATCGTGCCCAAACCAGTGAGCTTAGTGCACAGGAACAACACGATTTAAGTTCATTGCTCGCTGAGATTCATCGTGTTAAATAG
- the rpoD gene encoding RNA polymerase sigma factor RpoD produces MSQTEQQQSGLKELIARGKEQGFLTYAEVNDHLPDTIVDPEQIEDIVAMINDMGITVYEHAPDADSLLLNDEAVQADDEATEEAAAALANIDGDFGRTTDPVRMYMREMGTVELLTREGEIQIAIRIEEGLNEILKALAQYPASTEVLLDMYSKVATEETRLTEIINGFVNPDEELTPFPIAAIDDELAAEAAAEADADAVVAVEEDEEVEAAADPVDSGPDPEEAAIKFAELQVLFERSQELNKGKSKAKAAEYLQAREELAAKFMEFRLAQPVIDQLTQRLNGIVERIRHNERAMMKLIVQHASVQRKDFIDSFPQNETNMSWVDEFVAKYPKYSESLNSLKSRALDIQKQLADIEEECSLTVAQIKEINRSMSVGEAKARRAKKEMVEANLRLVISIAKKYTNRGLQFLDLIQEGNIGLMKAVDKFEYRRGYKFSTYATWWIRQAITRSIADQARTIRIPVHMIETINKLNRISRKLLQEMGREPTPEELAVAMEMPEDKIRKVLKIAKEPISMETPIGDDEDSHLGDFIEDGNIQSPLDSATASSLSEITHEVLSSLTSREAKVLRMRFGIDMNTDHTLEEVGKQFDVTRERIRQIEAKALRKLRHPSRSDMLRSFLEYSDIPINTNLGGSER; encoded by the coding sequence ATGAGTCAAACAGAACAGCAACAATCAGGATTAAAAGAGTTAATCGCACGGGGTAAAGAGCAGGGCTTCCTGACGTATGCGGAAGTCAATGACCACTTACCTGATACGATTGTTGATCCTGAGCAGATTGAAGATATCGTTGCCATGATCAACGATATGGGTATTACCGTTTATGAGCATGCACCTGATGCCGATTCCCTGCTCTTAAACGATGAAGCCGTCCAAGCCGACGATGAGGCCACTGAAGAAGCCGCCGCTGCTTTAGCCAATATCGATGGTGACTTTGGTCGCACCACTGATCCAGTGCGTATGTATATGCGTGAAATGGGTACAGTAGAGCTACTAACACGCGAAGGCGAGATTCAGATTGCTATCCGTATTGAAGAGGGCTTAAACGAAATCCTTAAGGCACTCGCTCAATATCCCGCCTCCACTGAAGTACTTTTGGATATGTATTCCAAGGTGGCGACTGAGGAGACGCGTCTGACCGAAATTATCAATGGGTTTGTCAATCCTGATGAGGAGCTTACGCCTTTTCCGATTGCAGCTATTGATGATGAGTTAGCGGCTGAGGCAGCGGCTGAAGCGGATGCGGATGCTGTGGTTGCAGTAGAAGAAGACGAAGAGGTAGAAGCAGCCGCTGATCCGGTGGATTCTGGACCTGATCCCGAAGAAGCTGCGATTAAATTTGCCGAGTTGCAGGTCTTATTTGAGCGCTCTCAAGAGCTGAATAAAGGTAAAAGCAAAGCTAAAGCAGCTGAGTATTTACAAGCGCGTGAAGAGCTAGCGGCTAAGTTTATGGAGTTTCGTCTAGCACAACCCGTAATTGATCAATTGACGCAACGCCTTAATGGTATCGTGGAGCGCATTCGCCACAATGAGCGGGCAATGATGAAGTTGATCGTGCAACATGCGAGCGTACAGCGTAAGGACTTTATTGATTCGTTCCCACAAAACGAAACTAATATGAGTTGGGTCGATGAGTTTGTGGCTAAGTATCCTAAATATAGTGAGAGTCTGAATTCATTAAAGTCACGAGCGCTCGATATTCAAAAGCAATTAGCCGATATTGAAGAAGAGTGCAGTTTAACGGTTGCCCAGATTAAAGAAATTAACCGTAGCATGTCGGTGGGTGAAGCCAAGGCACGTCGTGCTAAAAAGGAAATGGTAGAGGCGAATCTGCGTTTAGTGATTTCTATTGCGAAAAAATATACTAACCGTGGCTTGCAGTTCTTAGATCTGATCCAAGAAGGCAATATTGGTCTGATGAAAGCGGTGGATAAGTTTGAATACCGCCGTGGCTATAAGTTTTCCACCTATGCGACGTGGTGGATTCGTCAGGCGATTACCCGTTCTATTGCTGACCAAGCACGCACGATTCGTATCCCTGTGCATATGATTGAGACGATTAATAAGCTCAACCGGATTTCACGTAAATTATTGCAAGAAATGGGGCGTGAACCGACACCAGAAGAGTTGGCGGTAGCGATGGAAATGCCGGAAGACAAAATCCGCAAAGTACTCAAAATTGCTAAAGAACCGATTTCAATGGAAACGCCCATCGGTGATGACGAAGATTCGCATTTAGGTGATTTTATTGAGGATGGTAATATTCAGTCGCCTTTAGATTCTGCGACCGCTTCGAGTTTATCGGAGATTACGCATGAGGTGTTGTCTAGTCTGACCTCTCGTGAAGCCAAGGTGTTGCGTATGCGTTTTGGTATTGATATGAATACCGATCATACTTTGGAAGAGGTGGGTAAGCAGTTTGATGTAACGCGTGAGCGGATTCGTCAAATTGAAGCAAAAGCGCTCAGAAAGTTGCGTCATCCGAGTCGATCAGATATGCTACGCAGCTTCTTGGAATACAGTGATATTCCTATTAATACTAACTTAGGTGGTAGTGAGCGCTAA
- the pyrC gene encoding dihydroorotase translates to MTATTLTLTLPDDWHVHLRSGELLKAVLPFSAQHFGRAIVMPNLQPPVVKTADAQAYRAEIAAALPENSHFQPLMTLYLTEQTDPNDVKQGFLNGDVTAVKLYPAGATTNSAAGVKNLEAVYPVLEVMESIGMPLLVHGEVVDPEVDIFDREAVFIEKKLQPIRARFPKLKVVFEHLTTKDGVDYVQSCEQYTAATITPHHLVINRNAMLVGGIKPHYYCLPVAKRELHRLALVEAATSGDARFFLGTDSAPHLDHAKQSACGCAGIFNVANTLSIVAQVFENNHALSHLERFVSLNGALFYGLPVNQAQLVLERQLEPLPVPESLSLSQGTLTLFDPLMPVYWAVKQVITP, encoded by the coding sequence ATGACCGCAACGACTCTTACTCTTACTCTACCCGATGACTGGCATGTGCACTTACGCAGTGGTGAACTATTAAAAGCCGTATTGCCCTTTAGCGCTCAACATTTTGGACGCGCTATTGTTATGCCAAACCTCCAACCACCCGTAGTTAAAACCGCTGATGCCCAAGCGTATCGTGCTGAAATTGCGGCAGCATTGCCTGAAAATAGTCATTTTCAACCCTTAATGACTTTATATCTGACCGAGCAAACCGATCCCAATGATGTAAAACAAGGTTTTTTGAATGGCGATGTAACAGCAGTAAAGCTCTATCCTGCCGGAGCTACCACTAATTCAGCGGCTGGTGTAAAAAATCTTGAGGCGGTTTATCCCGTGCTAGAGGTGATGGAGTCCATCGGTATGCCGCTATTAGTGCATGGTGAAGTAGTTGACCCTGAGGTGGATATTTTTGATCGAGAAGCGGTATTTATTGAGAAAAAACTGCAACCGATTCGCGCTCGCTTCCCTAAGCTTAAAGTCGTATTTGAGCATTTAACCACTAAAGATGGTGTGGATTATGTGCAATCATGCGAGCAATACACCGCTGCTACCATTACCCCACATCATTTAGTGATTAATCGCAATGCTATGTTAGTCGGAGGGATTAAACCGCATTATTATTGCCTGCCGGTGGCTAAACGCGAGCTTCACCGCCTAGCTTTAGTTGAAGCGGCCACCAGTGGTGATGCACGTTTTTTCCTTGGAACCGATTCTGCCCCGCATTTAGATCATGCTAAACAAAGTGCTTGCGGGTGTGCAGGGATTTTTAATGTGGCGAATACCTTAAGTATTGTGGCCCAAGTATTTGAAAATAATCATGCCCTGAGCCATTTAGAACGCTTTGTATCATTAAATGGTGCACTGTTTTATGGTTTGCCAGTCAATCAAGCTCAGTTAGTATTAGAGCGTCAGCTTGAACCGCTTCCAGTACCAGAGAGTCTATCACTGAGCCAAGGTACATTAACCCTGTTTGATCCCTTAATGCCCGTTTACTGGGCGGTTAAGCAAGTAATCACCCCTTAA
- a CDS encoding SH3 domain-containing protein — MPRSFIIASLLVGVLGLGQAGAASTYKIVGVVAGDTLNLRQQPGVNSKVLYKLPADTSGISLTGRTVQVGKTRWAEIKYQGKVGWVNQRYVAAADMKATGKTASVSLTKADAKTVAKETKETKVVARAPMPKPAGSWILACGNTSPFWKTEILPKSINLYQGGDYAVNVPITYKNQEHGANKLASVTVVKGARGQDNVKLTIKYSGQCRSSLFKRRVSFKVTGSMNDEKLSGCCYSYPVK, encoded by the coding sequence ATGCCACGGAGTTTTATTATTGCAAGCTTATTAGTCGGTGTATTAGGGCTAGGACAAGCTGGGGCAGCCAGTACCTATAAAATTGTGGGGGTCGTTGCGGGCGATACCTTAAATTTACGCCAACAACCCGGTGTGAATAGTAAGGTACTCTATAAATTACCCGCTGATACCTCTGGTATCAGTTTGACAGGCAGAACCGTGCAGGTAGGTAAAACCCGCTGGGCAGAAATTAAATACCAAGGCAAAGTAGGTTGGGTGAATCAGCGTTATGTCGCTGCGGCTGATATGAAAGCCACAGGCAAGACTGCTAGTGTGTCCTTAACGAAAGCCGATGCTAAAACCGTAGCTAAGGAAACCAAAGAAACTAAAGTAGTCGCGCGTGCTCCCATGCCTAAACCAGCGGGTAGTTGGATTTTAGCGTGTGGTAATACTTCACCGTTCTGGAAAACGGAGATTTTACCTAAATCTATTAATCTCTATCAGGGCGGTGATTATGCTGTGAATGTTCCGATTACTTATAAAAATCAAGAGCATGGGGCTAATAAATTAGCGTCTGTGACCGTGGTTAAAGGAGCGCGTGGCCAGGATAATGTCAAGCTAACCATTAAGTATAGTGGGCAGTGTCGGAGTTCCTTATTTAAGCGTCGTGTTTCTTTTAAGGTAACTGGTTCGATGAATGACGAGAAACTAAGCGGCTGTTGTTATTCTTATCCCGTAAAGTAA
- a CDS encoding alanine--glyoxylate aminotransferase family protein codes for MNQSIAIPSIVSLEHILPEEPLLMMGAGPVPLPQKVAAANSIVINHLGDTMNKVIRQVKEMGRYVFQTSSSHVLGVAGPGSAAMEMAVANLIRPGERVLCICNGYFSQRLAELTRRVRGEPVILETRTNEGVDLAEVERMLQTQHFDAITLVQGETSNTVHNKHLAQVAKLGKQYGCLVIVDAVCTLSTMPLEMDNWGIDAVITGGQKGLSSIPGVSLLAFSEQAWNKKIAPREELLFHWCLDAQLADRFWNQNSYHYTAPVSGILALHEALRLVCEETLTKRFERHLRCSLALQAGIEAMGLELLIAEAHRLNSVIGIVVPEQASADKVRTYMSQVHKVEISGAFGLNILRIGQMGEQSRAHNLFRTLHAFGSSLRASGVKLDLPAGMAELERVLSTPLQA; via the coding sequence ATGAACCAGTCTATTGCGATTCCTAGCATTGTATCGCTAGAGCATATCCTACCCGAAGAACCACTGTTAATGATGGGGGCTGGCCCTGTTCCTCTCCCGCAAAAAGTAGCGGCGGCGAACTCAATCGTGATCAATCACTTAGGCGATACCATGAATAAGGTAATCCGCCAAGTCAAAGAGATGGGACGCTATGTGTTTCAAACCTCGTCCTCGCATGTGCTAGGGGTAGCAGGTCCGGGGTCAGCAGCGATGGAAATGGCAGTGGCAAACCTGATTCGTCCGGGCGAGCGCGTATTGTGTATTTGCAATGGCTATTTTAGTCAACGCTTAGCGGAATTAACGCGGCGGGTACGGGGTGAGCCAGTGATTTTAGAAACCCGCACTAATGAGGGGGTAGATCTCGCTGAAGTAGAACGCATGCTACAAACTCAACACTTTGATGCGATTACCTTAGTTCAGGGTGAAACCTCTAATACCGTTCACAATAAGCATTTAGCGCAAGTGGCTAAATTGGGTAAGCAATATGGTTGCTTAGTGATTGTCGATGCGGTGTGTACTTTAAGCACTATGCCTTTGGAGATGGATAATTGGGGCATCGATGCCGTTATCACGGGGGGACAAAAGGGGCTGTCTTCTATTCCGGGGGTGTCGCTACTCGCATTTTCTGAGCAGGCGTGGAATAAAAAAATTGCGCCCCGCGAAGAGTTACTGTTTCACTGGTGTTTAGATGCACAGTTAGCGGATCGCTTTTGGAATCAAAACTCTTATCATTATACCGCACCCGTATCCGGTATTTTGGCACTGCATGAAGCGTTGCGCTTAGTGTGTGAAGAAACCCTGACTAAACGTTTTGAGCGTCACTTGCGCTGCTCGTTGGCTTTACAAGCGGGTATTGAGGCGATGGGCTTAGAGTTATTGATTGCTGAGGCGCATCGGCTAAATTCGGTGATTGGTATTGTGGTTCCTGAGCAAGCTTCGGCAGATAAAGTGCGTACTTATATGTCACAAGTCCATAAAGTAGAGATTTCAGGCGCGTTTGGTCTCAATATTCTGCGCATTGGTCAAATGGGCGAGCAAAGTAGGGCGCATAATTTATTCCGTACCTTACATGCTTTTGGGTCTAGTCTACGAGCCTCCGGCGTTAAATTAGATCTACCCGCTGGTATGGCTGAACTAGAGCGCGTTTTATCCACACCGTTACAGGCTTAA
- a CDS encoding magnesium transporter CorA family protein — protein sequence MDIIHFDPNTMRAQGVTVDQAIESEGVVWVDVYPHDNDWQKVVEKLLGFPLHEQHVQDAQNPQHPPFYDATQDYEMLVFRALTHTTLQLGSFQAESSPIVFFISGKVLVSVHASLKTDCHIPRARWLRGLPIRAPLTAMGLLGSLLSWFTDQYLNMRVPFAQQLEHWQKQLLNPDSRFNDWTTLLKASSQLRHFRMGTVEPQEETLDAFLDETSLELDSRIEVRLKDVLEHFTRVSRDTETLQNDLENLVQIYFSATNQRTNEIIRVLTIASVIFLPLNLLAGIYGMNFENIPGAGAHFGFYEVLAGMMGITIAVLWILHWKRWL from the coding sequence ATGGACATTATTCATTTTGACCCTAATACCATGCGTGCCCAAGGGGTGACTGTTGATCAGGCCATTGAGTCAGAGGGCGTGGTATGGGTCGATGTGTACCCGCATGATAATGATTGGCAAAAGGTAGTCGAAAAACTACTAGGCTTTCCTTTGCACGAGCAGCATGTGCAAGATGCGCAAAATCCCCAACATCCTCCTTTTTATGACGCCACGCAAGATTATGAAATGCTGGTGTTTCGCGCTTTAACCCATACTACGCTGCAATTAGGTAGTTTTCAGGCTGAATCCTCACCTATTGTTTTTTTTATTAGCGGCAAGGTGTTAGTGAGTGTACATGCTTCACTAAAAACCGATTGCCATATTCCACGGGCGCGATGGCTGCGTGGCTTGCCGATACGGGCGCCTTTAACCGCGATGGGCTTATTAGGGTCATTACTAAGCTGGTTCACCGACCAATACTTAAATATGCGTGTTCCCTTTGCTCAGCAACTAGAACATTGGCAAAAGCAATTATTAAACCCTGACTCGCGTTTTAATGATTGGACAACCCTATTAAAAGCGAGTAGTCAATTACGCCATTTTCGGATGGGTACGGTAGAGCCGCAAGAAGAGACTTTAGATGCGTTTTTGGATGAAACCAGTTTAGAGTTAGACTCGCGCATTGAAGTGCGTTTAAAGGATGTATTAGAGCATTTCACCCGTGTGAGTCGTGATACTGAAACCTTGCAAAACGATTTAGAAAATCTAGTCCAAATTTATTTCTCTGCCACTAATCAACGTACTAATGAAATTATCCGTGTATTGACTATCGCTTCAGTAATTTTTCTGCCGCTCAATTTATTAGCGGGTATTTACGGTATGAATTTTGAAAATATTCCCGGAGCAGGCGCTCATTTTGGATTCTATGAGGTTTTAGCAGGGATGATGGGAATTACTATAGCGGTATTATGGATTTTGCATTGGAAGCGCTGGTTATAA
- a CDS encoding YgaP-like transmembrane domain, whose protein sequence is MALELNVGRQDRNIRIAVGGVLAVLGLWNASFWLTLIGVIVVGTGLFGFCGLYKALGINTASKAESTTATQDLSARASQNFGEFKQEASEKYEEVKEKATEKYEDLKEDASELAESAQKKAEELKSKAAETYADLKDEAGELADTAQKKAGQVAEAAKEAVDKVKKS, encoded by the coding sequence ATGGCCTTAGAGCTAAACGTGGGTAGACAAGATCGTAATATTCGTATTGCAGTAGGGGGTGTATTAGCCGTTCTGGGTCTATGGAATGCTAGCTTTTGGCTGACCCTTATTGGCGTTATTGTGGTGGGTACGGGGCTATTTGGTTTCTGTGGTCTGTATAAAGCATTGGGCATTAATACAGCTTCTAAAGCGGAGTCTACCACGGCAACCCAAGATTTAAGTGCCCGTGCTAGTCAAAATTTCGGTGAGTTTAAGCAAGAAGCCTCTGAAAAGTATGAGGAGGTTAAGGAAAAGGCAACTGAAAAATACGAAGATCTGAAAGAGGATGCCAGTGAGTTAGCCGAGAGCGCACAGAAAAAGGCTGAGGAATTAAAGTCTAAAGCGGCTGAAACTTATGCTGATTTAAAAGATGAAGCTGGCGAGTTAGCTGACACTGCGCAGAAAAAAGCAGGGCAAGTGGCGGAAGCTGCTAAAGAGGCTGTAGATAAGGTTAAAAAGTCCTAA
- a CDS encoding helix-turn-helix transcriptional regulator produces MITSFTMTKASLSSLLQTPTYLFMPPKSNKRPRPQNGQYLRELRESRRMRQTEFTEAFNNYLKQAIPNLNTSDLLTQSMLSDLELDKAELSITHWLALSQFFSAPSAELLSKRLQHIYYQEVYTETSAKHTHLATTFNDQPSTFFKVCNWFPARHFTCSECFANLLKAKPSSQEHIEFYPLSSFIEFLFSPVGTYSKADKITILQRMLHYFSINIYQRLYFIPNTQQRLRDASIRIDAYQGKVSFLLPVDQQNLRYIHINNRGLAQSLHSYYQSIDRINDTLHILETAQRILAEDTPLQMTAIRRFYQECSTTPHHKQWIRECFTPEIQELLEETEPMG; encoded by the coding sequence GTGATTACATCATTCACTATGACAAAAGCGAGTTTGTCATCTTTATTACAGACCCCAACTTATTTATTTATGCCCCCAAAATCTAATAAACGCCCTAGACCTCAAAACGGTCAGTATTTACGTGAACTACGCGAGTCTAGACGTATGCGTCAAACCGAGTTTACTGAGGCCTTCAATAACTACCTCAAGCAAGCTATTCCAAACCTCAACACCTCGGATCTGCTCACCCAAAGCATGCTCTCCGACCTAGAGCTTGATAAAGCCGAACTCAGCATCACCCACTGGTTAGCACTCAGCCAATTCTTCTCTGCCCCCTCAGCAGAACTATTATCTAAGCGCTTGCAACACATTTACTACCAAGAGGTTTATACTGAAACCAGCGCTAAACACACTCACTTAGCAACTACCTTTAATGACCAACCCTCCACCTTTTTTAAAGTATGTAATTGGTTTCCTGCACGTCACTTTACCTGCTCAGAATGCTTTGCCAACCTATTAAAAGCCAAACCTAGCTCTCAAGAGCATATTGAGTTTTACCCATTAAGCAGTTTTATTGAGTTTTTATTTTCTCCGGTGGGAACCTATTCCAAGGCAGACAAAATCACTATTTTGCAACGCATGCTGCATTATTTTTCTATTAATATTTATCAGCGTTTATATTTTATTCCTAATACACAACAGCGTTTACGCGATGCCAGTATTCGCATTGATGCCTATCAAGGCAAAGTAAGCTTTTTATTACCCGTTGACCAACAAAACCTACGCTATATTCATATTAATAATAGAGGGTTAGCTCAAAGTCTACATAGTTATTATCAGAGCATAGATCGAATTAATGATACGCTCCATATCTTAGAAACCGCACAGCGTATCCTAGCCGAAGATACGCCCTTGCAAATGACAGCTATTAGAAGGTTTTATCAAGAATGTTCCACCACGCCCCATCATAAACAATGGATTCGTGAATGCTTTACACCAGAAATACAGGAGCTATTAGAAGAAACAGAGCCAATGGGCTAA